In the genome of Fusarium fujikuroi IMI 58289 draft genome, chromosome FFUJ_chr02, one region contains:
- a CDS encoding related to Los1p — MAPVRNEVPPHTIDRTPEYEDFMSRLRDYHSKRGTTLDPEPKVGATHVDLFKVFNHVVESGGYDKISEEKLAWRRMASELGIYSNNEASTAFSLKEKFYKNLAAFEISTVHGKEPPPKDILEDVTAKGAGLLSRTRENFWGKKRESNVGATDSAASGDDGTPVRERPVPDTAASARASRGLREAPPQRVIFQPDTGPSRTTRHSSAHHASSTNSPAANPPQTPSHHSNMHIPQQHQQQNYQGNRGPSVLHHPTNTENTSNLVTAYQPRFSKPLTLRAVPTPSNAPTEFQKPRQTPRIDPRQPMQPGTGFDGPNIYMRCLNALRSNIPAEQAFALSHLVKISFERGDKYKFDSFPGLAEGLVDKALEVGHLFYHVNWSVSWNLPYDSSDPSALDGNYGTKDILERIENLIEKDVPDILQTESFADNMVLITEAVLTLRNMVTLAENAHNISDFPPIKDLICIILNLPQKDSLVELKHLALDIAEQLTPFMTLDSDDPMYRTLLEQLTSDDRGIILTSLRALGRISMNLEATNKLSNVPGHVLQRLSNWLLLNDDELIDACLDFLYQYTAVVPNVDTLVRSLTPENLTDHLARLLAHGARKTQREFVLVPEQRIPARDQIAPMPEDLLQEMLKLEEPDRVHRWVRCFFEEDNNSFVTQLAAWQAYQNAFVAPLKVINQPLITPADFIRNSTSVYKDSNAQVLREPGDPQQKFIIHGIRARPKPLDLDGKEYGRCLWASNPNNKLEKCGHFYIQPEKLWEHILVDHLGEKRNEGGQFDNVEKEYICTWDQCSRYPKSTKMHLQDFARHINTHISSALPNDALSRKPERSWIIPAKTMAVTFEETATARDERNPNLPPQAAGIPLSAALVLRNIARNVVKTEAEEEMVKNQEKVGEIGGWNEVLFRPLLPRLFEILAENRALSPYIASLLDLVHIENYDQDR; from the exons ATGGCGCCCGTTCGCAATGAGGTGCCACCGCACACGATAGATCGCACGCCCGAATACGAGGACTTCATGTCGCGACTCCGTGATTATCACTCCAAGCGAGGAACGACACTCGATCCAGAGCCCAAGGTCGGCGCAACGCATGTTGACTTGTTCAAGGTCTTCAATCACGTCGTAGAGAGTGGTGGCTATGACAAGATCTCGGAGGAGAAGCTAGCATGGCGACGTATGGCGTCAGAGCTGGGTATATATTCTAACAATGAAGCCTCCACTGCCTTCtcgttgaaggagaagttctATAAGAACTTGGCTGCGTTTGAGATCAGCACAGTACATGGAAAGGAGCCTCCACCAAAGGATATTCTGGAGGATGTGACGGCTAAAGGCGCTGGGTTGTTGTCGCGCACAAGGGAAAATTTCtggggaaagaaaagagagagcaACGTTGGTGCCACAGACTCAGCGGCCTCGGGAGACGATGGTACACCCGTCCGCGAGCGACCCGTGCCAGACACTGCTGCCAGTGCGCGTGCTTCTAGAGGACTACGTGAGGCACCTCCTCAGCGTGTCATCTTTCAACCGGATACTGGACCTTCACGAACAACCCGACATTCTTCTGCTCACCATGCGAGCAGTACCAACTCACCAGCCGCGAACCCTCCTCAGACGCCCTCGCATCACTCAAACATGCACATACCTCAgcagcaccaacagcagAATTACCAGGGAAACCGAGGTCCCTCGGTTCTTCACCACCCCACTAACACTGAGAATACATCCAACTTGGTCACTGCCTATCAGCCGCGATTTTCTAAACCCCTAACACTGCGCGCAGTGCCAACCCCAAGCAATGCGCCCACCGAGTTTCAGAAGCCACGCCAAACTCCACGCATTGACCCTCGTCAACCGATGCAACCTGGCA CCGGTTTTGATGGCCCTAACATTTACATGAGGTGTCTGAATGCTTTGCGATCAAATATTCCTGCTGAACAAGCCTTTGCGCTCAGTCATCTAGTGAAAATATCGTTTGAGCGAGGTGATAAGTACAAGTTCGACTCCTTCCCAGGTCTGGCCGAAGGTCTAGTTGATAAAGCCCTTGAGGTGGGACATCTGTTCTACCACGTTAACTGGAGCGTATCTTGGAATCTTCCATATGACTCTAGTGACCCAAGTGCCCTCGATGGAAACTATGGGACAAAAGATATCCTGGAGCGTATCGAAAACCtcattgagaaggatgtaCCCGACATTCTGCAAACTGAGTCATTTGCGGACAATATGGTGCTGATCACTGAAGCTGTCCTGACGTTGCGAAACATGGTCACCTTAGCTGAAAATGCTCACAACATATCAGACTTCCCTCCCATCAAGGATCTCATTTGCATCATTCTGAACCTACCGCAGAAGGATTCTCTTGTGGAACTGAAACATCTTGCCCTGGACATTGCTGAGCAGTTGACGCCGTTCATGACATTAGACTCAGACGACCCTATGTATAGGACATTGTTGGAGCAGTTGACGTCTGATGACCGTGGTATCATTCTGACCTCTCTTCGGGCGCTGGGGCGCATCTCCATGAATCTCGAGGCTACCAACAAGCTAAGCAATGTTCCTGGGCACGTGCTCCAGCGACTTTCCAATTGGCTTTTGCTgaacgatgatgagcttatcGACGCGTGCCTCGATTTCCTCTATCAGTACACTGCTGTTGTGCCCAACGTGGACACCTTGGTGCGCTCTTTGACGCCAGAAAACCTCACTGACCATCTTGCACGCCTCCTGGCTCATGGTGCTCGTAAGACACAACGCGAGTTCGTTCTTGTACCCGAGCAAAGAATTCCCGCTCGTGACCAGATTGCTCCTATGCCCGAGGATCTTCTTCAGGAGATGCTTAAGCTTGAAGAGCCAGATCGTGTTCACCGTTGGGTTCGCTGCTTCTTCGAGGAGGACAATAACTCTTTTGTGACACAACTAGCCGCCTGGCAGGCCTACCAAAACGCATTTGTCGCACCACTCAAGGTCATCAATCAGCCTCTTATCACACCTGCCGACTTCATCCGGAACAGTACGTCTGTGTATAAGGATTCAAACGCGCAGGTCCTTAGAGAGCCTGGTGATCCGCAACAAAAGTTCATCATCCACGGTATCCGTGCAAGACCAAAACCTCTTGACTTGGATGGCAAGGAGTACGGGCGTTGCCTTTGGGCCTCAAATCCTAACAATAAGCTTGAGAAATGTGGCCACTTTTACATTCAGCCTGAGAAACTTTGGGAGCACATCCTTGTTGATCATCTAGGAGAGAAGCGAAATGAAGGGGGACAATTCGACAACGTCGAGAAGGAATACATTTGTACCTGGGATCAGTGCTCCCGCTATCCCAAGTCCACCAAAATGCACCTTCAGGATTTCGCGAGACATATCAACACGCACATCTCTTCAGCATTGCCCAACGACGCGCTCAGTCGGAAACCGGAGCGTTCATGGATTATTCCCGCCAAGACTATGGCTGTGACCTTTGAGGAAACTGCAACAGCACGGGATGAGCGAAATCCAAACCTCCCGCCCCAGGCAGCTGGTATTCCACTCAGCGCGGCGTTAGTACTGAGGAACATTGCTCGCAATGTGGTCAAAAcggaggctgaggaagagatggtCAAGAATCAAGAGAAAGTGGGTGAAATAGGAGGTTGGAATGAGGTTCTTTTCCGCCCTCTGTTGCCGCGACTGTTTGAGATCCTCGCAGAGAACAGGGCCTTG AGCCCCTATATCGCATCACTCCTTGATTTGGTCCATATTGAGAATTATGACCAGGACCGATGA
- a CDS encoding probable YSC84 Protein involved in the organization of actin cytoskeleton has protein sequence MGLNNPLPSSMASECKKCGKILTSFINPRQSFGPDKVIPPSILANAKGLAIITVLKAGFLGSGRFGSGLVVARLPEGGWSAPSAIATAGAGFGGQVGFELTDFVFILNDSSAVRSFAQAGSLTLGGNVSLAAGPVGRNAEAAGAASLKGVAGIFSYSKTKGLFAGVSLEGSAIIERRDANEKMYGQRFTAQQLLTGSVRPPPQAAPLMNILNSRVFNGMRGGGDDAMYNDIPVYDDQHDDVVWNGRRGSAMGEGVQRDRTGSGSYDDSFGRPSRSNTWQDDVYDRPGGFGGPTRSSTFASGGGANNDYVYSDNPTGGSGGFGAEKKAGPGRPAAPKPNFGAKQAMLKKNEAVAVYNFDADQPGDLGFKKGDVITVLKRTESDNDWWTGQIGTRTGIFPSNYVKMKE, from the exons ATGGGCCTCAACAATCCCCTCCCGTCGTCTATGGCGT CGGAATGTAAGAAGTGCGGCAAGATCCTGACTTCTTTCATCAACCCTCGCCAGTCTTTCGGTCCCGACAAGGTCATTCCTCCGTCCATCCTGGCCAATGCTAAAGGCCTTGCCATCATCACTGTTCTCAAGGCCGGCTTCCTCGGCTCAGGCCGTTTTGGCAGCGGCCTCGTCGTCGCCCGACTTCCTGAGGGTGGTTGGAGCGCTCCGAGCGCTATTGCGACCGCCGGAGCCGGCTTCGGTGGTCAAGTTGGTTTCGAATTGACCGATTTTGTCTTTATTCTGAACGATTCGAGCGCCGTCCGGTCCTTTGCCCAAGCTGGCTCTTTGACACTAGGTGGCAATGTCTCCTTGGCAGCTGGACCCGTTGGTCGCAATGCCGAAGCAGCCGGCGCTGCATCGCTGAAAGGTGTCGCCGGTATCTTCAGTtactccaagaccaagggtcTCTTTGCTGGTGTTTCCCTTGAGGGATCTGCCATTATTGAGCGCCGTGATGCTAATGAGAAGATGTATGGCCAGCGCTTCACAGCGCAGCAGCTCCTTACCGGTTCTGTGAGGCCACCTCCTCAAGCTGCCCCTCTCATGAATATTCTCAACTCGCGCGTTTTCAATGGTATGAGAGGCGGTGGTGACGACGCCATGTACAACGACATTCCTGTATACGACGATCAGCACGACGACGTTGTGTGGAACGGTCGCCGAGGATCCGCGATGGGCGAGGGCGTTCAGCGCGATCGtacaggctcaggctcatACGATGATAGCTTCGGACGACCCAGCCGTTCGAATACATGGCAGGACGATGTATACGACAGACCAGGCGGTTTTGGCGGGCCCACACGTTCTAGCACATTTGCTTCTGGTGGTGGAGCGAACAACGACTACGTTTATAGTGACAATCCCACGGGAGGTTCGGGAGGGTTCGgcgccgagaagaaggctggccCTGGACGGCCAGCGGCTCCCAAGCCCAACTTTGGCGCCAAGCAAGCAATGCTTAAGAAGAACGAGGCAGTTGCTGTGTACAACTTTGACGCGGATCAACCAGGTGATCTGGGTTTCAAGAAGGGCGATGTCATCACCGTCTTAAAGCGAACCGAGAGTGATAACGACTGGTG GACCGGACAAATTGGCACAAGAACGGGCATCTTCCCCAGTAACtatgtcaagatgaaggagtaA